Part of the Candidatus Krumholzibacteriota bacterium genome is shown below.
ATTCTGAAAGAACGCTGTCTTTTTCAGCGCGGTTGAGTTTCTTTTCTTGAGTTCCGGATGATTTATCTCCGCAGGCGCTAAAAGCAATAACGGCAAACAACACAAAAAAGAACCTTGTCATCTTCTTCCTCCTTTTCAAATCATAGGATCATCGTAAACATGAGGTAACCTTACAATGTCAGTTTGAGTAATGTCCATATCTGTTATTTTTGGAGTTTCCCCAATTATTACATATAATTTGTATATCCGGCTATTGGCATTGTCAAAATCACTGTCGATTTTCCCAGCGAGAAAATCGCAGTTCCCGCTCTCAGACTCGCTCTTTCCCATTTCCTTTGAAGGAAATGGGAAAACCATGCCCGCTCGTCTTCCGAGAGGGTTTTGCTATGCCAATAGCCGGATAAAAACTAAGTATCAATGCCATTTGTCACTACAGATAATCACCCTGTAACTTTGCCGTTACTAAAATATTCCTATGATATTCGTGGAATGTCCAACTGTTATTTCTTTGACAGCACAGGGGAACTTTCGTATTCTTAAAAAAAGTTATTGAAGAAGGAAGTGATATGTCTTCTACGAAACAGCTCGAAAAGATACTCAGGACGGCGATAGAAGTAGAGATTAACGGTATGGCAACCTTCAAGAATCTTGCCGATAAGACTGAGAATGAAAACGGCAAGAAGATGTTTCAACAGTTGGCCAAAGATGAAATAGAACACAGAGAAATATTGGAGAAACAGCTCGAACATCTGACTGAGAGCGGGAAGTGGAAAGAAATTGAAATACCCCAGTCAAAAGTGGCATCACTAATTCCGAAGGTCAGAGAAAAACAGATCAAAACGAAAGGAAAAGCAAAGCTGGGAGAAATAGACGCCCTTAACACAGCTCTGGACCTTGAAAGTAAAGCCGCGGGATTTTTCAGGGAACAGGCTGATAAAGTGAGTGATTCTCGGGCTAAAGAGATGTTTTTACGCCTGGCTGAATGGGAAGATTCACATTTCGATCTAATTCAGGCTGAGCTTGATTCTGTAAATAATTCAGGGGTCTGGTTTGGTGTTCCCGCTTTTCGAATGGACGGTCAATATTAAGTTTATAATTATAGAAGCCGCCTCCGCTTAAAGACCACTGCTAAAGATGGAAAGCAGATTGTCATTACCTCAATTGGGGGCATAAAGCGTATCTTTCCTTTCTATAATTATAGTTTCCATTGAGAGCGGGATTTAGAGTATTTGTAGTCTTTCACAGGTTTGCTTATTCCGCGCGGTTCAACAGCCGTATACCGCCGGTATATTAAAATGGCGCAATTTATTTGAAGGGAGTTGGGAAAACCTGTATCTTTAAGAAGTTTGAACCTTTCCGGAAGATTAAAACTTTAAGGTTGCAGCAATGATAGTTACAAATGTTGTCCTCCCGGTATTTTTTGTCATTTTCCTGGGGCTGTTACTAAGAAGGCTGGGAAAAGTAGATGAGAGAGTATTTTCGCGTACTCAGCTCTATGTGCTGACTCCGGCGCTTATATTTGTGGCAATGACGGGCAGTGATGCGGAGATCTCCATTCTTCTCAGGGTTTTATTCTTTGTGGCTTCATTATCTGTGATTCTCCTGGCCGCAGCTCAGGCAGTTGGATTCTTATTCAAGGAGGATAAAGTTACAAGGAATGCTATTTCCCTTGCCGCCATGTTTTCCAACAGCGGATTCTACGGCATACCTGTTTGCATGCTGGCCTTCGGAGAGGAAGGGGTTGTTTATGCCGCTATCTTTGTTGCCGGGTCTTCCACGGTTCAGTCGACTCTGGGCATATTCGTCGCAAATGCCGGGAAAAAGAAGATTTCAAAGGCAATAGGTGCTGTATTCAAGGTGCCTATGATTTATGCTATAATAATTTCGAAGTTGCTTCTTAATTTTAATTTACTTCCTCCTGAACCCTTCATGAAAATGATTGATATGCTGGGTCATTCGGCGATTCCACTCGGACTCCTGCTGCTCGGCATGCAGCTTGAAAAGATAATTTTCGAGAGATTCGCGGGGTTGGGGGGATATGCCGATCAGGTTAATCCCGTTGATCGGAGAAAAGAGCTATTTCAGGGCACTGCCGCTGCCGTGATAAAGATAGGCGGAGGATTTGCGGCGGCACTTCTTCTCTGTGAAATTTTCGGTTTTGATTCACTCATCAGGAAGGTGCTTATCGTTGAAGCGTCGATGCCGACCGCTGTAAACGCCGTTGTAATGGCAACGGAGTTCGATTGCAGGCCGGAGATAGTTACCGTGGGTATTCTCACGGCAACTGTCGCCAGTATAGCTACTATAACCATGGTATTGAATTATTTGATCTGAATGGTTCAGCCCCACCTATCAGGCTGTGATGAAGCTGAAGAAAGAATGTGGTTCATTTGAACATACCCCGAGAGCGGAATCTGCTTTTGTATAATCCTGTCAGTACCTCTGAGACGGTCCGTTTTTTCAAATTGTGCGCGAGGTTAAAGAAAGATAAGTGTAATCTGCAAGTGCTCATAGATTCAGGCGGTTATTTTAATCGCCTTAAAAACGGCAAAATAATAATTATCAAAGATATAGATGAAATTGAAGATTTTGCGCGGAATGGAGAAATAGTAATTGCGGTATCTCAAGCCGGCATGAAGCGAATACTTGATATTTCAGAAGAAGATATGCTTGCTGTGACCGAAGGGGGTTTGGGAGTTTCCGAGTTTATAAAGGAAATAAGCGAAAAGGGATTATTCTTCCCGCTGGGTACTCCTCTCTACGACAATATTACAATGGCACAACTGGTTGACGAAGGATTCGTATCTGATCTTGACAGCGGATACGGCAATCTGCGCGAATACATCCTTTCGCTGGATATAGTGACTTCTGCGGGAGAGGTGATTTCTTCCGGCTCGCGTTCAGTAAAGGATGTGGCGGGTTATAATATAACGGGATTCGTCTACGGGGCGATGGGAAGATGCGGGCTTATTACAAGGGTTACCTCTAAACTATTACCAGCTTATGAAAGTACTGAATTAATTTACTGGAGGGGAAAGGCGCTAACTCTTGAAGAGCTTTCTTCAAAGATAATATTTGAAATCGGATCTGTGTGCCAGACGATATATCATTCAGCCTCGCTCCGGCTTATCGAAGGAGAAGAGAAACGCCCAAGCGGGGTAAAATCCCTGAAGAAACAATACGCCGGGGAAAGGATATTAAGCGATGACGCTGTTCTTGCGGTTCGGCTGGAAAGTGAGAGCATGGATGCCCTTGAACGCTCTGAGGATGCTATAGAAAAGACTGTTATTTTAAATAGCCTGGAGGTTGAAAAGTTTTATTACAAAGGCCGGTTTTCCGGAAGGGATATTATTGAAGGGTTATTTAACGCTGAGGAAGAATATGCCGCGGTAATTCATATTTCTTTCACCCCCCGGTCGGATATCGATATACCCGCGGGATCCATTGCCTGGGAAAATATGCATCCCGGGAGAATCCACTATCTTATTCCTTGCCGTGAAGATACAAGGTTCTCAGATTTGAGGGATACGCCTGCTGTCCGTTATCTAAGGAAAGAGAGTGTGTCGGGATTGAGAGCTGAATGTATCGTGCCAAAAGGAGATTTTCTGGAAAAAGTGGCAATTGGTGACTGGAGGCTGGCCGAACACATATTTAATTCGAAAGATGGCGGCGATGTTAAGATTGTTGAAATAATTAGAGGTACTTCTTTCTACTTTCAAAGCGGCATCGGGATAGAACAAGAAGGATTTACCGGAAAAGACGCGTATTTGCCGTTTGGCGGCAGTGAAGAAAACAGAGAGGGTCTGCTTGAATTAAATCAAAGTCTTCTTCGCCTGTTTGATCCCGGAAGGGTGATTACAGCTAAGTAGCTTAAGGCCGGTTATTACAACACGGGGGAGCTGTTTTTTTGAAAATAATCAGGGATAAAGAAGCTGACACAGATGTCACTGAGGATTTTCTTCTCTGTAACAGGTGCGGTTCATGTATGTCTGCCTGTCCGGTTTATGATGTTATAGGTGAAGAATGGTCCGGGCCGAGGGGGAAGGTCGAGCTCGCGGAGTTTTTTTTCCGGGGGGGGAAAGTAGACGAGAAAGAAATAAACAGAGTCTCCGAAGTGTGTCTTCACTGCAAGACATGCCTGGAGAACTGTCCCTCCGGAACAAGAGCCGATGAAATTATTATGGCTGTAAAAAATGAAATGGGCAAGAGAGGACTAATACCTTTTTATAAGCGAGTTCTTCTTTTTGTCCTTGATGGAATGAATAATTTCATTTTCAAAACCATGAGATTTTTCAAGCTTACGCGAAAAGATAACCGTCCCCAAACGAAGCGCAGCCCTTTCAGTTTTCTGTTTCCACTACTCGGCTGGCCGAGGCAGCGATTTGTGCCCATGCCGAATGACAGATCATTTATCCGGGCAAATTCCGGTTTTTTCAGCGCGGCAGACGCTGAGATAACATTTTTCGATCCGCGGCTGCTGACGGAAAAGGAGATGCTCGGATTTGACTGGGAAAAAGCGGAAGAACTCGCCGGCAAAGTGAAAAAAGCCAGAGAGATAAATCTCAAGAACAGCAGTAAGGCGTGTTTCTTTGTGGGAGATATGGTTAACAATTTCTTTAGTGAAGAGGCACAGAGCATAGTCTATCTGCTGAATCTTCTGGGAGTGGATGTGGTCGTGCCTGAGAACCAGACATGTTGTTTCGCTCCCGCTTTCTACTCGGGCGATATAGCGGGGGCTCGAAAGGGAGCCCGGCGGCTTATAAGAATACTGTCGTCTTATCAGTATGACTGGCTTGTAACATCATGTGCTTCCGGTGGATTGATGCTGAAAAAAGAATATCCGAGACTTCTGGACCTGAATAAAGACGGGTTTTTTGATATCCAATGGGACAGCGAACGTGAGCTTCTGAAAAGAAAAACTATTAATAAGGAAAACCTGAGTGAAGAGGCCAGGTTATATTCCGAGAATATTAAAGGAAAGATAAGAGATATTAATGAACTCGTAGCTGAACTTCTTTTCTTCGCGCCTCAGAAGAACGATTATGAGAAGCTTTTTTCAGGACACGGAGCTAAAGAGAAGGGGCCGGATAAGAATAAGAAGGATATAGATTATCGATGTGATGGAAAAGATCGAAGGCCCGTTGTCGTTTATCATCATCCGTGTCATCTGAACAGGGGGCAGGGGATTTACAGCGAACCTGAATATATTTTAAAGATGCTTCCCGGGTATCGTTATGTAAGGATGGGAAATGACACTACCTGCTGCGGGGGCGGAGGTGTGTTCACATTTACGGAGTCTAAGATATCTGAGAAGATAGCGCGGGGAAAAGTGCTGTCAATTACGAAAGCGGGCGCGGATATTGTCTCTACATCCTGTCCTGTCTGCCGCATTCAGCTTATGGATATGACGGGCAGGGACCTGGGTATCGAATACGGGGGAAAAACACACAAAGTTAAGAAAGTTTCAGTTAAAACTCCGGTAGAGCTTCTGGTCAGAGATTTAAAGAGTATCAGCAGACCTTAGAATCAGGGTTGGATGAATTTTTCTTTTCCGGGGCTAAGAGGCGGGGATTTTTTTAGTCCGGCGAGTAACAGGCCCGTAGTTTTGACGAATTCAATCAACAGGAAGCTGTCTTAACCGGGTTTCTTCTGCTATTTTTAAATTTAAAAATTAGGGAAACTCCAAACTTTTTTGAGCGTTGACAAACTCTTTTTTTGATACTATTATATATTACTGATATATTAGCAGCGTAGCTGTTGTTTTTGCTCCTCAGTAGCTCAATCGGTAGAGCATTCGGCTGTTAACCGAAGGGTTGTAGGTTCAAGTCCTACCTGGGGAGCCATTTTTATTTATATTCGAGCCTTGAGAGCTGCTTCCTAACCGTTTTTCTTTCCGCGATCGCCCGGCAATTTTGTCCTGTATTTATACTGCATTGGAAATTCCCTTCCGAACCGGTTTTTATTTTTCTTTAAAAAACATATTATCACCTGTTATGATTGCCCCATATGGAAAAGCTGTTTTTTTTAAGTGGATTGGTTATTATAAATATTCATATAAAGGGTCCGCCCTATATAACTTTGCCGAAGAGGATATAGAATGAAAGAAAAATCATCCAAGATTTCATTGATAAAGTCATTCCCGAAGAATTTCTGGCTTGCCAATGTGATGGAGCTGTTCGAACGTGGCGCTTATTACGGACTTAACGCTCTTCTTGCCCGGTATCTTACCGATAAAGTGGGCGGAGGTCTCGGGTTTGCCGAAGACAGGGTAGGACTTCTTCAGGGGGTGGTCTACGCGGTAACCTATGTAGTACCTATTCTAGGGGGCGCTCTGGCAGACAGGTATGGATACCGCAGGATGCTCCTTGCCGCTTTTTCGCTTCTCTCCGCAGGCTATTTCCTCTCCGGGGAAGTGACCGGGTACGGTGTTATATTCGCCACTCTGCTTCTTATGGCGACCGGGAGCGGACTTTTCAAACCGATCGTCTCAGGAACGATTGCCCGGACAACCGACGAGAAAACATCAGGGTTCGGGTTCGGCCTGTACTACTGGATGATTAATCTCGGCGCGCTGGCCGCGCCGCTTATAGCCGGCTGGCTAAGGGGTTTTTCCTGGAGATATGTTTTTATAGCGAGCGGGATTTACTGCGCGCTGATGATACTTCCCACACTCTTTCTCTTCCGGGATCCGCCGAAGCCTAAAAGTACCAAGAAATTAAAAGAGGTTCTCTCCGGAGCGTTGACCGTACTCTCAGATGCCCGGTTTATGCTCCTGATCTTCGTCTATTCATGTTTCTGGATAATATATTTTCAGAATTTCGGAACGGTGCTTTGGTATCTAAGGGATTTCATAGACCCCACTCCGGTAAATAATTTTTTCTCCCGTATAGGTATAGAGGGATTTCAGTTTGACGCGGAGCATGTTACCGTGATAAATGCCGGTACGATCGTCCTTCTTCAAATATTCGTAAATATAATTGTAAAAAGGTTCAAGGCGCTTCCTACAATGGTAGGGGGAATACTGATCGGGTCACTCGGTTTTCTATGCCTTGCCATGTCTCAGCACGTCTGGGTGTTTATTCTGGGGATGGCGGTTTTCTCGATAGGAGAGATGACTTGTCATCCCAAGTACTACAGCTATATAGGGCTGGTCGCGCCGGAGGATAAGAAAGCTGTCTATATGGGATATGCTTTTCTCTACGGTGTGATCGGTTCTCTGGTAGGCTCCAATGTGGGAGGAGAGATGTACAAGGCGTTTCTCGCGCCCATCGTGGGACAGCCCGGAGTGGGCGGCACCCTCCGCAATTTCTGGCTGGTTTTTTCCATACTGGGGATAGCGACGATGTTCGGCTTGATGATTTATAACAAGCTGTTCAGTGAAGATACAACAGTCACACGTATGAGGGCGAGAAAGGCCTTGTACTTTATTTACGGGATCTTAATTATCTGTTCAGCCTCGGTGCTGATTTTAGTTTCCGATATAACACCCAAGACGTGGATTCAGGCTGGAATTATGTTTTTTGTCGGGCTGGGGGGGTTGTATACCATGCTGAAAAGCAGAGGCTGGACTGATCAACCTCAGTAGAATAGGAAGGTTAAATAGAAAATCCGGCATTGCCGTGGAGGGGGTTGTTGTAAACTTATACAGAGAAGAAGATACATTTCGTTAAGGAGGAGTAGGTATGAACGAATTCGTTGAGGCATTGAGCCAGTTTGCTCTGACCAGCGGTATAAGGATTGCCGCAATTGTGGCCGGGGCTTTTATTACGGTCAGAATTTTCAAGATCATAATAAGAAGATTTTTATCAAAATATTCATCGAGCGCAAAGGTAGGTATCGAAAGAGCCAAAAGGGCTGAGACACTTTCCGGTTTAATAGAAACCACTCTGAAGGTAGTGATACTGATTACCGTTTTGCTTATGGTCCTGAAGGAAGTGGGGATAGATATAACTCCCCTTCTCGCCGGCGCTGGTATCGTGGGGCTGGCGGTTGGGTTCGGTGCTCAGAGTCTGGTGAAGGATATTATAAGCGGATTTTTTATGCTCCTGGAGAACCATTTGAATGTGGGAGATGTGGTTGAGATAGCGGGCAAAGCGGGATTGGTCGAGTCGATGAATCTGAGAATAACGGTGATGAGAGATTTCGAAGGTAAGGTCCATATAGTGCCGAATGGTGAAATATCGGTTGTTACAAACTTCACCAAGGAATACTCGCGGGCACTGATAGAGATAGGTGTTGCCTATAAGGAGGATGTGGACAGAGTCATCGGTATCCTGAAGGAGGTCGGCGAAGAGATCAGGAAAGACGAGACTTACGGCCCCAAGATATTGGAACCGATGGAGGTAATAGGTCTGGACAGCTTCGGTTCATCGTCCATTAATATCAAGGTAAGATTCAAGACGAAACCGATAGAGCAGTGGAGCACCTCCAGGGAATACCGCCGTCTGGTAAAGAAAAGATTCGACAAGGAAAATATCGAGATACCTTTCCCTCATGTAACGCTATATATGGGAGAGGGTGAAAATGACGGCGTTCTTAAAGTAGACGCGGAATCAAAAGAGATAAAACAATAGAAGACAGGCAAGGATTTCCGTCCCGAAGGGGCAGAAATCCTTGCCCGCTCGCCACTCGGCGAAAATTTTGAAAATA
Proteins encoded:
- a CDS encoding ferritin family protein; translated protein: MSSTKQLEKILRTAIEVEINGMATFKNLADKTENENGKKMFQQLAKDEIEHREILEKQLEHLTESGKWKEIEIPQSKVASLIPKVREKQIKTKGKAKLGEIDALNTALDLESKAAGFFREQADKVSDSRAKEMFLRLAEWEDSHFDLIQAELDSVNNSGVWFGVPAFRMDGQY
- a CDS encoding AEC family transporter; the protein is MIVTNVVLPVFFVIFLGLLLRRLGKVDERVFSRTQLYVLTPALIFVAMTGSDAEISILLRVLFFVASLSVILLAAAQAVGFLFKEDKVTRNAISLAAMFSNSGFYGIPVCMLAFGEEGVVYAAIFVAGSSTVQSTLGIFVANAGKKKISKAIGAVFKVPMIYAIIISKLLLNFNLLPPEPFMKMIDMLGHSAIPLGLLLLGMQLEKIIFERFAGLGGYADQVNPVDRRKELFQGTAAAVIKIGGGFAAALLLCEIFGFDSLIRKVLIVEASMPTAVNAVVMATEFDCRPEIVTVGILTATVASIATITMVLNYLI
- a CDS encoding FAD-binding oxidoreductase, with the translated sequence MVHLNIPRERNLLLYNPVSTSETVRFFKLCARLKKDKCNLQVLIDSGGYFNRLKNGKIIIIKDIDEIEDFARNGEIVIAVSQAGMKRILDISEEDMLAVTEGGLGVSEFIKEISEKGLFFPLGTPLYDNITMAQLVDEGFVSDLDSGYGNLREYILSLDIVTSAGEVISSGSRSVKDVAGYNITGFVYGAMGRCGLITRVTSKLLPAYESTELIYWRGKALTLEELSSKIIFEIGSVCQTIYHSASLRLIEGEEKRPSGVKSLKKQYAGERILSDDAVLAVRLESESMDALERSEDAIEKTVILNSLEVEKFYYKGRFSGRDIIEGLFNAEEEYAAVIHISFTPRSDIDIPAGSIAWENMHPGRIHYLIPCREDTRFSDLRDTPAVRYLRKESVSGLRAECIVPKGDFLEKVAIGDWRLAEHIFNSKDGGDVKIVEIIRGTSFYFQSGIGIEQEGFTGKDAYLPFGGSEENREGLLELNQSLLRLFDPGRVITAK
- a CDS encoding (Fe-S)-binding protein is translated as MKIIRDKEADTDVTEDFLLCNRCGSCMSACPVYDVIGEEWSGPRGKVELAEFFFRGGKVDEKEINRVSEVCLHCKTCLENCPSGTRADEIIMAVKNEMGKRGLIPFYKRVLLFVLDGMNNFIFKTMRFFKLTRKDNRPQTKRSPFSFLFPLLGWPRQRFVPMPNDRSFIRANSGFFSAADAEITFFDPRLLTEKEMLGFDWEKAEELAGKVKKAREINLKNSSKACFFVGDMVNNFFSEEAQSIVYLLNLLGVDVVVPENQTCCFAPAFYSGDIAGARKGARRLIRILSSYQYDWLVTSCASGGLMLKKEYPRLLDLNKDGFFDIQWDSERELLKRKTINKENLSEEARLYSENIKGKIRDINELVAELLFFAPQKNDYEKLFSGHGAKEKGPDKNKKDIDYRCDGKDRRPVVVYHHPCHLNRGQGIYSEPEYILKMLPGYRYVRMGNDTTCCGGGGVFTFTESKISEKIARGKVLSITKAGADIVSTSCPVCRIQLMDMTGRDLGIEYGGKTHKVKKVSVKTPVELLVRDLKSISRP
- a CDS encoding MFS transporter — translated: MKEKSSKISLIKSFPKNFWLANVMELFERGAYYGLNALLARYLTDKVGGGLGFAEDRVGLLQGVVYAVTYVVPILGGALADRYGYRRMLLAAFSLLSAGYFLSGEVTGYGVIFATLLLMATGSGLFKPIVSGTIARTTDEKTSGFGFGLYYWMINLGALAAPLIAGWLRGFSWRYVFIASGIYCALMILPTLFLFRDPPKPKSTKKLKEVLSGALTVLSDARFMLLIFVYSCFWIIYFQNFGTVLWYLRDFIDPTPVNNFFSRIGIEGFQFDAEHVTVINAGTIVLLQIFVNIIVKRFKALPTMVGGILIGSLGFLCLAMSQHVWVFILGMAVFSIGEMTCHPKYYSYIGLVAPEDKKAVYMGYAFLYGVIGSLVGSNVGGEMYKAFLAPIVGQPGVGGTLRNFWLVFSILGIATMFGLMIYNKLFSEDTTVTRMRARKALYFIYGILIICSASVLILVSDITPKTWIQAGIMFFVGLGGLYTMLKSRGWTDQPQ
- a CDS encoding mechanosensitive ion channel family protein, which gives rise to MNEFVEALSQFALTSGIRIAAIVAGAFITVRIFKIIIRRFLSKYSSSAKVGIERAKRAETLSGLIETTLKVVILITVLLMVLKEVGIDITPLLAGAGIVGLAVGFGAQSLVKDIISGFFMLLENHLNVGDVVEIAGKAGLVESMNLRITVMRDFEGKVHIVPNGEISVVTNFTKEYSRALIEIGVAYKEDVDRVIGILKEVGEEIRKDETYGPKILEPMEVIGLDSFGSSSINIKVRFKTKPIEQWSTSREYRRLVKKRFDKENIEIPFPHVTLYMGEGENDGVLKVDAESKEIKQ